TAGGGGGCTGCATATCAATGCTTTTTAAATTTTACTTAGATGTTTTGAAGCGGTAATGTAAAGTAAAGACAATGTGGCTTTTGGAAGGGAATTTGACTAAGCTGTTTTGATGCAATACTGTAAAGTACAATGATGTTGCTAACCAATGAAATGCACTTTTATTGTGTACCTTTGTGATGATTACTGAGTGTTGAAAGGTTTTATTTTACGGTATCACAGGTTCTCAAGTAATATCTGCTGATCTTGGGCAATTTGCATCCTCTTTTTAAGGGGATATACGTGATTATACAAGATTATACAAAAAGTTATAGATATCTTATGAACTCTATTTGTCATTGTGAGAAAGTTTTCCTATGAACTCAAGAAAACCAGTACTTAAAGTTATGCATCTTTATACATATACAACACATTTTTTCACTATTTTTAAAGTGATTCCATTCCCCTCATATCTATCACTTTTAACTAGAAAGATCCATTTCAGGGGATATACATGATTATACAATATTTATACAAGAGAATACATGTATAATGAAACATATGTAAGAGAATTTGTATATAGTCTAAAGCGAAACGCTTTTTATTGACCAGTGCAACACAATATAGAATTTTAGTGGCATAGGAGCAACGTTATTGACAAGCAAAACAATTTTGTTTATGAATGTTAACTACCCAACATGTTTTCCTACTGTGACCAAGAAATGAAAATTTCCTCTTCTTTTTCGCTTTCTCTGAAGACAGTTGGAGTCTTTTCTTTCTTAGCTTTCCTGCATTTCTTCTCATTTTGGTGGTAGGACCACATTCTCTAGCACCTCTCTCGGGATCACCCATGTACTCTCATTCGGAATAGGATATACTGGAGTTTCATAAGTTGCAAGGATATGATTCCTTCTATAGTAAAATGAGCAATAATCGGCTGGCGTTAATTTATTGAGCTTTATAACCGCCAAAGCATGTGGACATGGAACTTCATCCATCTGGAATCGCCCACAACTACATATTCCATCTTCAAGGCATACAATGTTTCGCTTTACTCCTTCAAATACAGTGTATAACTTGCATGTAGCAGGCTTTACCtgcaatttttttaaaagaaaagccGCAGTAttttatacaaaaatatacaagaTTATACAAACATATGCAATATTATACAGGCATATACAAAATTATACAAGCATACCTTCCTTTATTACCATCACTATCTCAATCTCAAAAGGCTAAACAGAACAAGAGCAAAACAGAAGGCAATACTACTACTAATGCGAATTATAAAAACAGATATGTATATGTCAAACAATTATACAGAATTATACAGGATTATACAAAATTATAAAGGATTTTAACTAGCCGTCATTTTCTGTGTTGCGATCAGATTAACCCCAATGAGTTTGTCATACTTTTTGCCAAGCGCGGTGGACGATTTCATTGCTTTTTTCCGACTATAGTAGTTCCATTGTTGTATCAAGTTTGTCATGAACTCCATCACACGCATTATTGGCATGTCTCTAGCATGTTTGTTTGATGAATTAATCGACTCCGCAATATTTGAAGTCATGACCATCGATCTTTTCACTTTTGAGTGTAACATGGACCACCTTTCGTACCCAATTTCATGCAAGTAACCAGGCACCCTCTCATCAAATTTAGATATTTCCGTCATAAAGTATTCAAATTTCTGAATGGTGCAAGCATTAGCCACAACACAGAAGACATCATGCAACTGGTCCTTATGTTTCTCGAATTGATCTGATATGTTTCCCCACAAGTGAAATATACAGAAGCAATGTGGAATTTCTAGATATACAGCTGTTGTGGCATTTAAGATTCCCTTGTGTCTGTCTGAAACTATACACATCCCTTCTCACACTCCGAAAGCACCCTTTAGTTGAATGGAAAACCACTTCCAAGATTTATTGTTCTCAGGATCCACAATTGTGTAAGCAAGCGAAAGGATTTTACCTGACAAATAATGATGATTAGCATGTAAAAGAAGCACTCAAAAATTCCATGTCTTTATAGTATTTTTATCAAATCTGAATTTACTAGTCTCTAAAAACCAGAAAACTAACCAGTCTTTTGATGAGACTTCTACAAAAGATGAAAAAGACATTTGCATTAACTCTTGTGTCAAGATTCTATAATGGCCAGTTATTATATTAGGAGTTCTCATTTAAAATACAA
The sequence above is a segment of the Lycium barbarum isolate Lr01 chromosome 6, ASM1917538v2, whole genome shotgun sequence genome. Coding sequences within it:
- the LOC132644277 gene encoding uncharacterized protein LOC132644277, which translates into the protein MCIVSDRHKGILNATTAVYLEIPHCFCIFHLWGNISDQFEKHKDQLHDVFCVVANACTIQKFEYFMTEISKFDERVPGYLHEIGYERWSMLHSKVKRSMVMTSNIAESINSSNKHARDMPIMRVMEFMTNLIQQWNYYSRKKAMKSSTALGKKYDKLIGVNLIATQKMTPFEIEIVMVKPATCKLYTVFEGVKRNIVCLEDGICSCGRFQMDEVPCPHALAVIKLNKLTPADYCSFYYRRNHILATYETPVYPIPNESTWVIPREVLENVVLPPK